In Rahnella aquatilis CIP 78.65 = ATCC 33071, one DNA window encodes the following:
- the eptB gene encoding kdo(2)-lipid A phosphoethanolamine 7''-transferase: MHKIRSLSQQSISLFIALYLGLLLNLPIFIRRYQQLHYDNALSIAVEMVACFALVYFLCMLLSYTGKTIFRVLMTAIVISSAAASYYMILFNVDIGYGILAAALASDSIDLSKESIGTHFIAWTVLVSVLPVLLLWLSKMPGAALKQTTFKKLAVKTLLLAVSGLLCYMPLQLMGKVQDRHDIVNNRMMASYGGVVAGTYSPSNWLSALGLYSYSSYSQAEDTKNLFDPAKHFTYTAPADAKDMYVVFVIGESARRDHMGLYGYDRDNTPNLDKEKNLVALQGYSCDTATKLSLRCMFVREGGASEEPQRTLKEMNVFSVLKSNGWSSELYSMQSEAWFYNKTRADDYSLRENIASEKRNAGKPVDDMLLIDEMKDSMNNHPKGKHLIILHTKGSHYLYSDRYPRSFAKYKPECMGIDDSCSTQEMINAYDNSLLYTDYFLSQVFDQLRDKNAIVFYASDHGESISKSMHFHGTPRDHAPAEQRTVPIMVWASDKFLSNDQNKASFEQLQKLAVAKTPVFHEKLYDSILGCMGYTSPNGGIVEQHNWCHVPEQAAATK; this comes from the coding sequence ATGCATAAAATTCGTTCACTTTCGCAACAGAGCATTTCTTTGTTCATTGCACTTTATCTTGGGCTTCTGCTAAACCTTCCGATTTTTATCCGTCGTTATCAGCAACTGCATTATGACAATGCCTTGTCGATTGCTGTCGAAATGGTGGCCTGCTTCGCGCTGGTCTATTTCCTTTGTATGTTGCTGTCTTACACCGGAAAAACTATTTTCCGTGTGCTGATGACCGCCATTGTGATTTCATCCGCCGCCGCCAGTTACTACATGATTCTGTTTAACGTCGATATCGGCTACGGAATTTTAGCGGCGGCGCTGGCGTCTGATTCCATTGATTTATCGAAAGAATCTATCGGGACACATTTCATCGCCTGGACAGTACTGGTGAGTGTGTTGCCGGTACTGCTGCTGTGGCTGAGCAAAATGCCGGGCGCGGCACTGAAACAAACGACCTTTAAAAAACTGGCGGTCAAAACCCTGTTGCTCGCGGTCTCCGGCCTGCTTTGCTATATGCCGCTTCAGCTGATGGGTAAAGTGCAGGATCGTCACGACATCGTAAACAACCGCATGATGGCGAGTTACGGCGGCGTGGTGGCCGGAACCTATTCGCCATCCAACTGGCTTTCAGCACTGGGTTTGTATTCTTACAGCAGCTACAGTCAGGCGGAAGACACCAAAAATCTGTTCGATCCGGCCAAACACTTCACGTATACCGCACCGGCGGATGCCAAAGATATGTATGTGGTGTTTGTGATCGGTGAGAGCGCCCGCCGCGACCACATGGGGCTGTACGGCTACGATCGTGACAACACGCCCAATCTCGACAAAGAGAAGAATCTGGTCGCCCTGCAGGGTTATTCCTGTGATACCGCCACCAAGCTTTCCCTGCGCTGTATGTTTGTCCGCGAAGGCGGGGCGTCTGAAGAGCCACAGCGCACGCTGAAAGAAATGAACGTGTTTTCCGTGCTGAAAAGCAATGGCTGGAGTTCAGAGCTATATTCCATGCAGAGTGAAGCCTGGTTCTATAACAAAACCCGTGCGGATGATTATTCGTTGCGTGAAAACATCGCCTCTGAGAAGCGCAACGCCGGTAAACCGGTGGATGACATGTTGCTCATCGATGAAATGAAAGACTCGATGAATAACCATCCGAAAGGTAAGCACCTGATTATCCTGCATACCAAGGGGTCGCATTACCTGTATTCGGATCGCTATCCACGTTCTTTTGCCAAATATAAGCCGGAATGTATGGGCATTGATGATTCCTGTTCTACCCAGGAAATGATCAACGCTTATGATAATTCATTGCTGTATACCGATTACTTCCTGTCGCAGGTTTTTGACCAGTTGCGCGATAAGAATGCAATCGTGTTCTATGCCTCCGATCATGGTGAGTCGATTTCCAAAAGTATGCACTTCCACGGTACCCCGCGTGATCATGCTCCGGCTGAGCAACGCACGGTGCCGATCATGGTCTGGGCGTCAGACAAATTCCTGTCCAATGATCAGAACAAGGCCAGTTTCGAACAGCTGCAAAAACTGGCTGTCGCGAAAACGCCTGTTTTCCATGAAAAGCTGTATGACTCTATTCTGGGCTGTATGGGTTATACCTCGCCAAATGGCGGGATTGTCGAGCAGCACAACTGGTGCCATGTGCCTGAACAGGCCGCCGCAACAAAATAA
- a CDS encoding endonuclease/exonuclease/phosphatase family protein, with protein MQALRITICVLTVIMTLLTLLPLSKNQHWWVRVWDFPRLQMASLCLFFLLTELAIMPFGDAITTTVIILTVACMAYQSWWILPYTRLYPLQVKKTVPNGHSRITIMNSNVLTTNREPEKLLAQVRHYQPDILVLLETDQWWEDQMAELDADYPHSLRCPLENLYGMHVYSRLPMQAAKIQYLVADDIPSMHFRAELPSGEQVILHCLHPMPPSPTEADESTARDGELIAVGHTAAKALYPTIVTGDLNDVAWSRTTRLFMKISGLLDPRRGRGMYNTFHASYPFLRWPLDHVFHSKDFTLIDLKRLDFMGSDHFPILVELALTPSQGISQESLEIDSEDIEEAEEKLSSAGVKSSDVHKAEKLNQPVYGR; from the coding sequence ATGCAAGCACTGAGAATCACCATTTGCGTACTGACAGTCATTATGACTCTGCTGACGCTCCTTCCTCTTTCTAAAAATCAGCACTGGTGGGTGCGTGTCTGGGATTTTCCGCGTTTACAGATGGCTTCGCTGTGCCTGTTTTTTCTGCTGACTGAACTGGCCATTATGCCGTTTGGTGATGCGATCACCACCACGGTGATCATCCTGACCGTTGCCTGCATGGCGTATCAGAGCTGGTGGATTTTGCCTTATACCCGCCTGTATCCGTTACAGGTGAAGAAAACCGTGCCCAACGGTCATTCACGGATCACGATCATGAACAGCAACGTGCTGACCACCAACCGTGAACCGGAAAAATTACTGGCGCAGGTCAGGCATTATCAACCGGATATTCTGGTGCTGCTGGAAACCGATCAGTGGTGGGAAGATCAGATGGCAGAACTGGATGCTGATTACCCGCACAGCCTGCGTTGTCCGCTGGAAAATCTGTACGGTATGCATGTGTATTCGCGCCTGCCGATGCAGGCGGCGAAGATTCAGTATCTGGTGGCTGATGACATTCCCTCCATGCATTTTCGCGCTGAACTGCCGTCAGGCGAGCAGGTGATTTTGCACTGTCTGCACCCGATGCCGCCCAGTCCGACGGAAGCGGATGAGTCTACCGCCCGTGACGGCGAGCTGATCGCCGTTGGGCATACCGCCGCCAAAGCACTTTATCCGACCATCGTCACCGGTGATCTGAATGATGTGGCATGGTCGCGCACCACTCGCCTGTTTATGAAAATCAGCGGCCTGCTGGATCCGCGTCGCGGTCGCGGCATGTACAACACGTTTCACGCCAGCTATCCGTTCCTGCGCTGGCCGCTGGATCACGTTTTCCACAGCAAAGATTTCACGCTCATTGATCTTAAACGTCTTGATTTTATGGGCTCAGATCACTTCCCGATCCTGGTGGAACTGGCGCTGACGCCTTCTCAGGGTATCAGTCAGGAATCACTGGAAATCGACAGTGAAGATATTGAGGAAGCGGAAGAAAAACTCTCCAGTGCCGGGGTGAAAAGCAGTGATGTGCATAAGGCAGAAAAGCTTAACCAGCCGGTTTACGGACGTTAA
- a CDS encoding choline transporter, whose product MAIADTTERKSEKPRDPLNKVVFFTSAGLILAFTLMTIFFTDLSGKWISLTLNWVSATFGWYYMLAATLYIVFVVFIACSRFGSIKLGPEQSKPEFSMMSWAAMLFAAGIGIDLMFFSVAEPVTQYMLPPEGNGQTLEAARQAMTWTLFHYGLTGWAMYALMGIALGYFSYRYNLPLTIRSALYPIFGKRINGPIGHSVDIAAVVGTIFGIATTLGIGVVQLNYGLKVLFHIPENLTVQAALILLSVIMATVSVTSGVNKGIRILSELNVLLALGLILFLLFFGNTEFLLNALVLNIGDYINRFMGMTLNTFAFDRPTEWMNSWTLFFWAWWVAWSPFVGLFLARISRGRTIRQFVLGTLIIPFVFTLLWLSIFGNSALYQILHGNLDFANEVISHPERGVYSLLAQYPGFTLSASVATITGLLFYVTSADSGSLVLGNFTSKLADINNDAPNWLRIFWSVTIGVLTLGMLMTDGVSALQNTTVIMGLPFSFVIFFIMAGLYKSLRLEDYRRASTQQTLAPLPATSDAALNWKQRLSRVMNYPGTRHTQKMMDTVCRPAMQEVAQELELRGAKVIFNEHEPQEDEKIGPLELQVALGEEQNFVYQIWPVRYAVPAFTYRARAGKSHYYRLETFLLEGTQGNDLMDFTQHQVINDILDQYERHLNFLHINREAPGNTLTFPELPV is encoded by the coding sequence ATGGCGATTGCCGATACGACAGAGAGAAAGAGCGAAAAACCGCGCGACCCGCTGAACAAGGTTGTGTTCTTCACCTCCGCCGGGCTGATTTTAGCCTTCACATTAATGACCATTTTCTTCACCGATTTATCGGGGAAATGGATCAGCCTGACCCTTAACTGGGTGTCCGCCACCTTCGGCTGGTATTACATGCTGGCGGCTACGCTGTACATCGTGTTTGTAGTGTTCATAGCCTGTTCACGTTTTGGTTCGATCAAACTGGGCCCTGAACAATCCAAACCCGAATTCAGCATGATGAGCTGGGCCGCAATGCTGTTTGCTGCCGGGATCGGCATCGATCTGATGTTCTTCTCGGTTGCCGAACCGGTCACGCAATACATGTTGCCGCCGGAAGGCAACGGGCAAACGCTGGAGGCGGCGCGGCAGGCCATGACCTGGACGCTGTTCCACTACGGGCTGACCGGCTGGGCGATGTACGCACTGATGGGCATCGCCCTGGGCTATTTCAGCTACCGCTATAACCTGCCGCTGACCATCCGTTCAGCGCTGTACCCGATTTTTGGCAAACGCATTAACGGTCCGATCGGCCACAGCGTGGATATCGCTGCCGTGGTCGGGACTATTTTTGGTATCGCCACCACGCTCGGCATTGGTGTGGTACAGCTTAACTACGGCCTGAAAGTGCTGTTCCATATTCCGGAAAACCTGACCGTTCAGGCCGCACTGATCCTGCTTTCTGTGATTATGGCGACGGTGTCGGTAACCTCCGGTGTGAACAAAGGCATCCGGATTCTGTCGGAACTCAACGTGCTGCTGGCGCTGGGGCTGATTCTGTTCCTGCTGTTTTTCGGCAACACCGAATTCCTGCTCAATGCGCTGGTGCTCAATATTGGCGATTACATCAACCGTTTTATGGGGATGACGCTCAATACCTTTGCCTTTGACCGGCCAACCGAATGGATGAACAGCTGGACCCTGTTCTTCTGGGCCTGGTGGGTGGCGTGGTCGCCGTTTGTCGGCCTGTTCCTGGCGCGTATCTCACGCGGACGCACCATTCGTCAGTTCGTGCTCGGCACCCTGATTATTCCGTTCGTCTTCACCCTGCTGTGGCTGTCAATTTTCGGTAACAGTGCGCTGTATCAGATCCTGCATGGCAATCTGGATTTTGCCAACGAAGTGATTTCACACCCTGAACGCGGCGTTTACAGCCTGCTGGCACAGTATCCGGGCTTTACGCTGAGCGCGTCCGTCGCAACCATCACCGGCCTGCTGTTTTATGTCACCTCGGCGGATTCCGGCTCGCTGGTGCTGGGTAACTTCACCTCAAAACTGGCAGACATTAATAACGATGCGCCAAACTGGCTGCGGATTTTCTGGTCCGTCACCATCGGCGTGCTGACGCTGGGTATGCTGATGACCGACGGTGTTTCCGCGCTGCAAAACACCACGGTGATTATGGGTCTGCCGTTCAGCTTTGTGATTTTCTTCATTATGGCCGGATTGTATAAATCGCTGCGCCTGGAAGATTACCGCCGCGCCAGTACCCAGCAGACTCTGGCTCCGCTGCCTGCCACCAGCGACGCGGCACTGAACTGGAAACAACGTTTGTCGCGGGTGATGAATTACCCCGGCACGCGCCATACGCAGAAAATGATGGACACCGTTTGCCGCCCTGCGATGCAGGAAGTGGCGCAGGAGCTGGAGCTGCGCGGGGCAAAAGTGATTTTTAACGAGCACGAGCCGCAGGAAGACGAGAAAATCGGGCCGCTGGAATTGCAGGTCGCGTTGGGCGAAGAGCAAAACTTTGTCTATCAGATCTGGCCGGTACGCTATGCGGTGCCTGCCTTTACCTATCGCGCACGCGCCGGTAAATCGCATTATTACCGTCTGGAAACCTTCCTGCTGGAAGGCACGCAGGGCAATGACCTGATGGACTTCACCCAACATCAGGTGATCAATGACATTCTGGATCAGTACGAGCGTCATCTGAACTTCCTGCACATCAACCGCGAAGCGCCGGGCAACACCCTCACCTTCCCGGAACTGCCGGTCTGA
- the betI gene encoding transcriptional regulator BetI, translated as MPKVGMQPIRRQQLIEATLAAVNEVGMHDASISQIARRAGVSNGIISHYFRDKNGLLEATMRFLLSRLGEGVQLRLSQLTDTAPTARLHAIAEANFDDSQTNSAAMKTWLAFWASSMHHPQLYRLQQVNSRRLYSNLCSEFRRFLPKSEARLAAQSTAALIDGLWLRGALSGKGFNRAEAMQITHSHIESQIAPRVTAQ; from the coding sequence ATGCCCAAAGTAGGAATGCAGCCCATCAGACGGCAGCAATTAATTGAGGCAACACTGGCCGCAGTGAACGAAGTCGGGATGCATGATGCTTCGATTTCGCAAATTGCCCGCCGTGCTGGCGTCTCCAACGGCATCATCAGTCACTACTTTCGTGACAAGAATGGACTGCTGGAAGCGACCATGCGCTTTTTGCTCAGTCGCCTGGGGGAAGGTGTGCAGTTGCGGCTATCGCAACTGACGGATACCGCACCGACGGCGCGGCTGCATGCAATTGCAGAAGCTAATTTTGACGACAGTCAGACCAACAGCGCGGCGATGAAAACCTGGCTGGCCTTCTGGGCGAGCAGCATGCACCACCCGCAGTTGTACCGGCTGCAACAGGTTAACAGCCGCCGGCTCTATTCAAATTTATGTTCTGAATTCAGACGCTTTCTGCCTAAAAGTGAGGCGCGTCTGGCGGCGCAGAGCACCGCCGCACTGATTGATGGCCTGTGGCTGCGCGGCGCGCTCAGCGGTAAAGGGTTCAACCGCGCCGAGGCGATGCAAATCACGCACAGCCATATCGAATCGCAGATCGCGCCGCGCGTTACTGCGCAGTAA
- the betB gene encoding betaine-aldehyde dehydrogenase, which produces MSRYGKQKLYINGRFQDSTGDETFDAVNPANGEVIATVQSATHADVDLAVKSAQKGQKVWAAMTAMSRARILRRAVDILRERNDELAAIETADTGKPLSETRAVDIVTGADVLEYYAGLIPAIEGQQIPLRDSSFVYTRREPLGVVAGIGAWNYPIQIALWKSAPALAAGNAMVFKPSENTSLTALKLAEIYTEAGVPDGVFSVVTGAASVGQALTEHPDIAKVSFTGGIKTGKKVMASASASTLKDVTMELGGKSPLIIFDDADLDKAADIAMMANFYSSGQVCTNGTRVFIPKTLHKAFEAKVLERVKRIRLGDPTDENVNFGPLVSFAHRESVLRYIESGKREGATLLTGGGPVTTGEYAKGAYVAPTVFTDCRDDMLIVREEIFGPVMSILTYESEEEVIRRANDTEYGLAAGLVTRDLNRAHRAIHKLEAGICWVNTWGESAAEMPVGGYKHSGVGRENGITTLEHYTQIKSVQVELGEFSSVF; this is translated from the coding sequence ATGTCCCGCTACGGCAAACAAAAACTTTATATCAACGGGCGTTTTCAGGACAGCACCGGGGATGAAACCTTCGATGCAGTCAATCCGGCCAACGGCGAAGTGATTGCGACCGTGCAATCCGCAACGCATGCGGATGTCGATCTGGCAGTGAAATCAGCGCAGAAAGGCCAGAAAGTCTGGGCCGCGATGACGGCCATGAGCCGCGCCCGTATTCTGCGCCGCGCCGTGGATATTCTGCGTGAGCGCAATGACGAACTGGCCGCCATTGAAACGGCCGACACCGGTAAACCGCTGTCTGAAACACGGGCTGTGGATATCGTCACCGGCGCGGATGTGCTGGAGTATTACGCCGGATTAATCCCGGCGATTGAAGGCCAGCAAATTCCGCTGCGGGATTCTTCATTCGTCTATACCCGCCGTGAGCCGCTGGGCGTGGTCGCCGGTATCGGTGCCTGGAACTACCCGATTCAGATTGCCTTGTGGAAATCTGCCCCTGCACTGGCAGCCGGTAACGCGATGGTGTTCAAACCGAGCGAAAACACGTCGCTGACCGCACTGAAACTGGCAGAAATCTACACCGAAGCCGGTGTGCCGGACGGCGTGTTTAGCGTGGTAACCGGTGCGGCCAGCGTCGGGCAGGCATTAACCGAGCATCCGGACATTGCCAAAGTGTCTTTCACCGGCGGCATTAAAACCGGCAAGAAAGTCATGGCCAGCGCGTCGGCTTCCACGCTGAAAGACGTGACCATGGAACTGGGCGGTAAATCGCCGTTGATCATCTTTGATGATGCGGATCTTGATAAAGCTGCCGACATTGCGATGATGGCGAATTTCTACAGTTCCGGTCAGGTGTGTACCAACGGCACCCGTGTGTTTATCCCCAAAACCTTGCACAAAGCGTTCGAAGCCAAAGTGCTGGAACGGGTGAAACGCATTCGCTTAGGTGATCCGACAGATGAAAATGTCAACTTTGGCCCGCTGGTCAGTTTTGCGCATAGGGAATCGGTGCTGCGTTATATCGAAAGCGGCAAGCGTGAAGGCGCGACACTGCTGACCGGTGGTGGGCCCGTCACCACCGGCGAATACGCCAAAGGCGCTTACGTCGCGCCGACGGTCTTCACCGATTGTCGTGATGACATGCTGATTGTGCGTGAAGAAATCTTCGGGCCGGTGATGAGCATTCTGACTTATGAAAGCGAAGAAGAAGTGATCCGCCGCGCCAATGATACTGAATATGGTCTGGCCGCCGGCCTGGTAACGCGGGATCTCAACCGCGCCCACCGCGCCATCCACAAGCTCGAAGCCGGGATTTGCTGGGTTAATACCTGGGGCGAATCCGCCGCAGAAATGCCGGTTGGCGGCTATAAACACTCGGGTGTTGGCCGCGAAAACGGCATCACCACGCTTGAGCATTACACCCAAATCAAATCCGTGCAGGTCGAGCTGGGCGAATTCAGCTCAGTATTTTGA
- the betA gene encoding choline dehydrogenase gives MDYDYIIIGAGSAGNVLATRLTEDSNVTVLLLEAGGPDYRLDFRTQMPAALAFPLQGRRYNWAYETDPEPHMNNRRMECGRGKGLGGSSLINGMCYIRGNAMDFDNWAKAPGLEDWSYLDCLPYFRKAETRDIGPNDFHGGEGPVSVATPKNGNNPLFGAMIEAGVQAGYSRTDDLNGFKQEGFGPMDRTVTPNGRRASTARGYLDQAKPRANLTILTHALTDRILFDGKRAVGVSYFHGDEYNAKTAKAKREVLLCSGAIASPQILQRSGVGAAELLNRLDIPLVHDLPGVGENLQDHLEMYLQYSCTQPVSLYPALQMHNQPAIGAEWLFKGTGVGASNQFEAGGFIRSREEFAWPNIQYHFLPVAINYNGSNAVKEHGFQAHVGSMRSPSRGRVQVKSKDPRQHPSILFNYMATDQDWQEFRDAIRITREIMNQPALDPYRGREISPGENVQTDEELDAFIREHAETAFHPSCSCKMGTDEMAVVDGEGRVHGLQALRVVDASIMPQIITGNLNATTIMIAEKIADKIRGRQPLPRSTAAYYTAGNAPVRTPPLKQSA, from the coding sequence ATGGATTACGATTACATCATTATCGGTGCCGGTTCTGCCGGCAACGTGCTCGCCACCCGGCTGACGGAAGACAGCAATGTGACCGTTTTGCTGCTGGAAGCGGGCGGCCCGGATTATCGTCTGGATTTTCGCACGCAGATGCCTGCGGCGCTGGCGTTTCCGTTACAGGGACGTCGTTACAACTGGGCGTATGAAACTGACCCGGAACCGCACATGAATAACCGTCGCATGGAATGCGGACGGGGCAAAGGGCTTGGCGGTTCGTCGCTGATCAACGGGATGTGTTACATCCGCGGTAACGCGATGGATTTTGATAACTGGGCGAAAGCACCGGGTCTGGAAGACTGGAGTTATCTGGACTGTCTGCCTTATTTCCGTAAAGCAGAAACCCGCGATATCGGCCCGAATGACTTCCACGGTGGCGAAGGACCGGTGAGCGTAGCAACGCCAAAAAACGGCAATAATCCGCTGTTCGGCGCGATGATTGAAGCCGGTGTACAGGCGGGGTATTCACGCACGGATGACCTGAATGGGTTCAAACAGGAAGGTTTCGGCCCGATGGACAGAACCGTCACCCCGAATGGCCGTCGTGCGAGTACTGCCCGCGGGTATCTGGATCAGGCCAAACCGCGCGCTAATCTGACCATTTTGACCCACGCGCTGACCGACAGGATCCTGTTCGACGGCAAGCGCGCGGTGGGTGTCAGCTATTTCCACGGTGATGAATACAACGCCAAAACAGCGAAGGCGAAACGCGAAGTGTTGCTGTGCAGCGGCGCGATTGCCTCTCCGCAAATTCTGCAACGTTCCGGCGTCGGCGCAGCGGAACTGCTGAACCGTCTGGATATTCCGCTGGTGCACGACCTGCCGGGTGTCGGCGAGAATTTGCAGGATCATCTGGAAATGTACCTGCAATACAGCTGTACGCAGCCGGTCTCTTTGTATCCGGCATTACAGATGCACAACCAGCCGGCGATTGGTGCCGAGTGGCTGTTTAAAGGCACCGGCGTCGGTGCCAGCAATCAGTTTGAAGCGGGCGGTTTTATCCGCAGCCGTGAAGAATTTGCCTGGCCGAATATTCAGTATCACTTCCTGCCGGTGGCGATTAATTACAACGGCAGTAACGCGGTAAAAGAGCACGGTTTTCAGGCGCATGTCGGTTCAATGCGTTCACCCAGCCGTGGCCGCGTTCAGGTGAAATCGAAAGATCCGCGCCAGCATCCGAGCATCCTGTTTAATTACATGGCGACGGATCAGGACTGGCAGGAGTTCCGTGACGCCATCCGCATTACGCGTGAAATCATGAATCAACCGGCGCTGGATCCTTACCGCGGTCGCGAAATCAGTCCGGGCGAAAATGTGCAGACTGACGAAGAGCTGGATGCCTTTATCCGCGAACATGCGGAAACAGCTTTCCATCCGTCGTGCTCCTGTAAAATGGGCACCGATGAGATGGCGGTGGTCGACGGAGAAGGGCGGGTTCATGGATTGCAGGCGCTGCGCGTGGTAGACGCGTCCATCATGCCGCAGATCATTACCGGCAACCTGAATGCGACAACGATCATGATCGCCGAAAAGATTGCCGATAAAATCCGTGGCCGTCAGCCCTTACCGCGTAGTACTGCGGCGTATTACACCGCCGGTAATGCACCGGTTCGCACGCCGCCGCTGAAGCAATCTGCCTGA
- a CDS encoding GNAT family N-acetyltransferase, whose product MTESSSLHWQDYHHSELNVAQLYAILALRSEVFVVEQTCVYQDIDGQDLTGENRHIIAWLDGKIAAYARILRFEDDVAIGRVIVAPSARGLKLGYQLMEQALAACQKHWPGARVAISAQAHLQGFYGRLGFVAYSEIYDEDGIPHVGMELRI is encoded by the coding sequence ATGACGGAATCATCATCGCTTCACTGGCAGGATTATCATCACAGTGAACTGAACGTGGCGCAGCTTTACGCCATTCTGGCACTGCGAAGTGAAGTATTTGTGGTGGAACAAACCTGTGTTTATCAGGATATCGACGGACAGGATCTGACCGGTGAAAACCGTCATATCATCGCCTGGCTGGACGGCAAGATTGCCGCCTACGCGCGTATTCTGCGTTTCGAAGATGACGTGGCGATCGGACGGGTGATTGTCGCTCCCTCTGCACGCGGCCTGAAACTGGGTTATCAGCTGATGGAACAGGCACTGGCTGCCTGCCAGAAACACTGGCCGGGTGCGCGTGTCGCCATTTCCGCTCAGGCGCATTTGCAGGGGTTCTACGGCAGACTGGGATTTGTGGCGTATAGCGAAATTTATGATGAAGATGGGATACCGCATGTGGGGATGGAGTTGAGGATTTAA
- a CDS encoding LysR family transcriptional regulator, protein MKGFNQITIQSLRLYIAVLDQGSFSEVARREAMSPSTVSRVISQLEQALQTQLLYRNTRAVSPTESGKLLAGHARQVLAQLDLATLDLQEQDSEPGGLVRINAPVVFGQRHLAPWLHELSTRYPRLHIELMQTDDFVDPLQDSVDLLIRIGVMADSTLQARTLGHQTFRLAASPAYLARAGKPGTPEDLASHSCLVFKGFAGPQRWYFRQPDQEWHSLHLGGLLTSNNAETLTQAAIDGMGLVVFPTWLIGDALRDGRLVSVLESYQVSTSPEPQTISALYPNSRRPSIKVRAVIDFLVEKFGSPAYWE, encoded by the coding sequence ATGAAAGGTTTTAATCAGATCACTATCCAGTCTTTGCGCCTGTATATCGCGGTACTCGATCAGGGAAGCTTTTCAGAAGTGGCGCGGCGTGAGGCGATGTCGCCGTCAACCGTATCGCGGGTGATTTCCCAACTGGAGCAGGCGTTACAGACGCAACTGCTGTATCGCAACACCCGCGCCGTCAGCCCGACAGAATCCGGTAAACTGCTGGCCGGACATGCGCGACAGGTGCTGGCGCAACTCGATCTTGCCACTCTGGATTTGCAGGAGCAGGACAGCGAACCCGGCGGACTGGTGCGCATCAATGCGCCTGTAGTGTTCGGTCAGCGACATCTTGCGCCGTGGTTGCATGAGCTGAGTACCCGTTATCCGCGCCTGCATATCGAGCTGATGCAGACCGACGATTTTGTCGATCCGTTGCAGGACAGCGTTGACCTGCTCATCCGTATCGGTGTGATGGCGGATTCTACGTTACAGGCGCGTACACTCGGCCATCAGACTTTTCGTCTTGCCGCCAGCCCTGCTTATCTGGCCCGCGCAGGAAAACCGGGAACGCCGGAGGATTTAGCCAGTCACAGTTGTCTGGTGTTCAAGGGATTTGCCGGTCCGCAACGCTGGTACTTCCGCCAGCCGGATCAGGAATGGCACTCGCTGCATCTGGGGGGATTACTGACCAGTAATAACGCGGAAACGCTGACGCAGGCGGCTATCGACGGCATGGGGCTGGTGGTCTTTCCCACCTGGCTGATTGGCGATGCCCTGCGCGACGGACGTCTGGTCAGCGTGCTGGAAAGTTATCAGGTATCGACCTCGCCTGAACCGCAGACAATATCAGCGTTGTATCCGAACAGCCGCCGCCCGTCGATCAAAGTCCGTGCAGTGATTGATTTTCTGGTGGAGAAATTTGGCAGTCCGGCGTACTGGGAGTGA
- a CDS encoding DMT family transporter, whose product MNLMLIPLVVLAGMGLSLEAGLIGPLGTEVGHLWATLSIFGVGAVLTGLLVLFFSPRNAPSFTGQPGWKLLGGVLGPVYVVVLTLSTPVIGIGMTMIAILSGQVAKSVLIDHYGWFGTPHKKVGGERLLALLFIIAALVLIAWD is encoded by the coding sequence ATGAATCTGATGTTAATTCCGCTGGTCGTCCTGGCGGGGATGGGGCTTTCACTGGAGGCCGGGCTGATTGGTCCGCTGGGAACTGAAGTGGGGCATTTGTGGGCCACACTGAGTATTTTTGGTGTGGGCGCGGTACTGACCGGCCTGCTGGTGCTGTTTTTCAGCCCGCGTAATGCACCCTCTTTCACCGGGCAACCGGGGTGGAAATTACTCGGCGGCGTGCTCGGGCCGGTCTATGTTGTGGTGCTGACGCTCTCGACGCCGGTGATTGGGATCGGCATGACCATGATTGCGATTTTGTCAGGGCAGGTGGCGAAAAGCGTGCTGATCGACCATTACGGCTGGTTTGGGACACCGCATAAAAAAGTCGGCGGTGAACGCCTGCTGGCGCTGCTGTTTATCATTGCTGCGCTTGTTTTAATTGCCTGGGACTGA